One Urechidicola croceus genomic window, CACAATCAGGCAATCTGGAAGCAGTGTGAAGGGTCGGAGTAGAATAAGTAAAGTGGGAAATAAAAAATTGCGAAATCTATTATTTTTATGTGCATTTTCGGCATGTAAATATAATAAGGCTTGCAGAGAAATTTATGAACGAATAGTAAACAAAGGAAAAAGTAAGAAATTAGCCTTAATAGCAGTGGCCAATAAATTGCTGAAACAAGCATTTGCCATAGCGAAATCAGGGAATCCTTATGATGAAAAATATGTATCGAAATTGAGTTAAAAAAAATTGGTTTTTAACTCAGTTCTTTGTTGTGGTTAGTTTTTTACTTTTCAAATTCCATTATTTTATTTCCGTTGTCAAAGTAGATTCGTTTTGTCATTTTCCCGTCAATCCGCATTTTTAGAAAATTCAGAGTGTCAGTTTCTTTTAAGTATATGTTTTGTCCGCTAACTAATTTAATCGCGATATTTTGATAAAATTGTCCATATAATTTTTTCGTTTTGAAGTTCACTGTAGGTTGATTTTTCTTCATTTTTTCCAAAGTTTCTTTTTCCAGAATACTGTATTTATAAATCACTTTATTTGGATTGTCAATTTCAGGTATTAAATTGACCTTAAGAATTGAGTCGTTGACAAAAATCATTTTAAATCCTGTGTCTTGATTCGTTGAGTAACTTAATTCCTTTCCAGCAAAATTAGCTTTACACGATGCTAAAATTCCGATTAAGGTCAGAAAAGGAAATAATATTTTGTAATTCATTGCTATAGTTTAGTATTTCAAACTTAATTCAACCTTTGAGTTTGTAAAAGTCAAATTGAGTGAACTATAGTTTTGGTCGAGCGAATGTAGTTTTGTATTATACTGAAATAGGTTGACTCTTTTTTAGTTAAAATTCTCCGTTCTTAAATCGTTAGTTCAGGTAAATTTACTTTATTTTTTCGATACGACTTGTATTTGATATTAGGATTTAAATGTACTTCTGCAGGTTTTCTTAATTCCAGGCTAAAATGCGTTCTTAAATTGTTATAAATATAGACAGCTTGCTCAGTCATTTTTTGAGCTAGTTCTGTGTTTTTAATCGTTTGTTTTAATCCATATTCGTATTTCAAGGTTCTATTAATTCGTTCTGCTACAGCATTTTCATAAGGGTCGTATTGCTCAGTCATACTCATTATGATATTGTTGTCTTCAGCAAAAGCTTTATACTTAGGATTGCAGTATTGAAAACCTCTGTCCGAATGATGAATAAGCTTTTGATTGGGGTATTTTCTATTTTTAATGGCCATAGCGAGTGCATCGGTACAAAGTGATGTTCTCATATGGTTATCGAGTTTATAGCCCATAATCTGTTTGGAATAAGCATCTGTAACAATGGCTAAATAATTATGCCCGTATTGTGTTTTAATGTAAGTAATATCGCTTACCCATAGTTGTTCTGGTCGAGTAGGAACGTGGTCTTTAACTAGGTTCTTATATTTTTTGTACATATGGTTTGAATTTGTAGT contains:
- a CDS encoding IS3 family transposase, encoding MSKQAFYKRLKAQQKQQIDHQKLIKMVKDYRKKVGSKTGGIKLHTELKQDFVNANIKIGRDKFYRFLRLNNLLIPKTKNYITTTNSNHMYKKYKNLVKDHVPTRPEQLWVSDITYIKTQYGHNYLAIVTDAYSKQIMGYKLDNHMRTSLCTDALAMAIKNRKYPNQKLIHHSDRGFQYCNPKYKAFAEDNNIIMSMTEQYDPYENAVAERINRTLKYEYGLKQTIKNTELAQKMTEQAVYIYNNLRTHFSLELRKPAEVHLNPNIKYKSYRKNKVNLPELTI